Proteins from a single region of Scleropages formosus chromosome 22, fSclFor1.1, whole genome shotgun sequence:
- the flna gene encoding filamin-A isoform X1, whose protein sequence is MSSPHPRLHQSSSPVSSAAHAPDKDADMPATEKDLAEDAPWKKIQQNTFTRWCNEHLKCVNKRIANLQTDLSDGLRLIALLEVLSQKKMFRKYNQRPTFRQMQLENVSVALEFLDKESIKLVSIDSKAIVDGNLKLILGLVWTLILHYSISMPMWDEEEDAEAKQKTPKQRLLGWIQNKLPELPITNFSRDWQTGKALGALVDSCAPGLCPDWDSWDQDKPVDNAREAMQQADDWLGIPQVITPEEIVDPNVDEHSVMTYLSQFPKAKLKPGAPLRPKLNPKKARAYGPGIEATGNVVMKKAEFTVETISAGMGEVLVYVEDPAGHREEAKVTPNNDKNRTYSVFYTPKVAGLHKVTVLFAGQHISKSPFEVDVGMAQGDASKVTAQGPGLEPTGNIANKATYFDTYTAGAGVGEVEVVIMDPSGKKDTVPCVIEDKGNSSYRCTYKPIQEGPHTVYITFAGGAISKSPYTVTVGEACNPSVCRATGRGLQPKGLRIKETADFKVYTKGAGTGDLKVSIKGPKGLEEPCKQKDLGDGVYSYEYYPTTPGHYVITITWGGQQISRSPFEVKVGTEAGPQKVRAWGPGLESGVVGKSADFVVEAIGDDVGTLGFSVEGPSQAKIECDDKGDGSCDVRYWPMEAGEYAVHVLCNNEDIQHSPFMAEILQAPGKDFFPDKVKAYGPGLQSSGLAVGQTAEFTVDAKLGGKAPLKLQAQDGEGNQVPVQVKDNGNGTYSCNYTPRRPVKHTVMASWGGVNIPESPFRMSVGAGCHPNKVKVSGPGVAKTGLKAFEPTCFTVDCAEAGQGDISIGIKCAPGVVGPAEADIDFDIIRNDNDTFTVKYTPPGAGSYTIMVLFADQAIPMTPIRIKVDPSHDASKVKAEGPGLTRTGVELNKPTHFTVSTKGAGKAKLDAQFSGPTKGEAVRDFEIADNHDGTYTVKYTPVQQGNMAVNVTYGSDSIPKSPFTVAVAQSLDLNKVKVSGVSDKLIVGKDQDITVKTKGAGGQGKVAAVVTGPTGKAVPSKVEPGLSPESSQVRFIPREKGRYELALTYDGAPIPGSPFPLEAVAATDPSKVLCSGPGLERAKVGEPGKFVVDCTNAGPAELTIEIISDNGTEAEVHIQDNGDGTYTITYIPLYPGVYTLTIRYGGQDVPNFPARIKVEPAVDTSGVKVFGPGVEGKGVFREATTDFKVDARALTKSGGNHIKTCINNPSGNRTDALIRDLGDGTYQVEYTPYEEGLHSVEVAYDGAPVPNSPFRVPVAEGCDPARVRVHGPGLQSGTTNKPNKFTVETRGAGTGGLGLAMEGPSEAKMSCTDNKDGSCSVEYIPYEPGTYNLNVTYGGQPVTGSPFSVPVHDTVDATKVKCLGQGLGTNVRANIPQAFTVDANKAGVAPLKVRVQGPKGVVEPVEVVDNGDQTHTISYVPTKEGPYSISILYADEEIPRSPFKVKVLPTHDASKVRASGPGLNTTGVPASLPVEFTIDAKDAGEGLLAVQITDPEGKPKKANIHDNQDGTYLVSYVPDMTGRYTIFIKYGGDEIPYSPYRIRALPTGDASKCTVTVSIGGHGLGAGIGPTIQIGEQTVITVDAKAAGKGKVTCTVCTPDGAEVDVDVVENEDGTFDIFYTAPQPGKYVICVRFGGEHIPNSPFQVTALDGAPTEQLLQQTQVPQYAYAASMGQPWATDRPMGINGLDVAGLRPFDLVIPFTIQKGEITGDVRMPSGKVAKPDITDNKDGTVTVKYAPTEAGLHEMDIKYDGIHIPGSPLQFYVDYVNSGHVTAYGPGLIHGMVNKPAIFTVDTKDAGEGGLSLAIEGPSKADISCTDNQDGTCTVSYLPVLPGDYSILVKYNDKHIPGSPYVAKITGDDSMRMSHLKVGSAADIPLDIGELDLSQLTASLTTPSGREEPCLLKMLRNGHVGISFVPKEIGEHLVNIKKNGQHIPNSPIAVMISQSEIGDASRVRVSGPGLSEAQTFEPAEFIIDTREAGYGGLSLSIEGPSKVDINTEDQEDGTCKVTYFPTEPGNYIINIKFADQHVPGSAFTVKVTGEGRMKESITRRRKAASVANVGSQCDLNLKLPESGIADMTAQVTSPSGKVHKAEIMEGENNTYCIRFVPTEMGVHTVSVKYKGQHVPGSPFQFTVGPLGEGGAHKVRAGGPGLERAEAGVPAEFSIWTREAGAGGLSIAVEGPSKAEIAFEDRKDGSSGVSYIVQEPGDYEVSIKFNDEHIPDSPFVVPVASPSDDARRLTVASLQESGLKVNQPASFAVSLNGAKGVIDAKVHSPSGALEECCVTEIDEDKYAVRFIPRENGLYLIDVKFNGSHIPGSPFKIRVGEMGQAGDPGMVSAYGAGLEGGITGSPCEFIVNTSTAGTGALAVTIDGPSKVKMDCQECTDGYKVTYMPMAPGNYLISVKYGGPYHIVGSPFKAKITGSRLVSSHSMHETTSVLLDPASRGIATSQQAVPGWASSDASRVAAKGIGLNKAFVGQKNTFTVDCSKAGRNMLLVGVDGPKVPCEEILVKHLGNRIYSVTYQLKEKGEYILVVKWGDEHIPGSPYHLSV, encoded by the exons ATTCTAAGGCAATTGTGGATGGAAACCTGAAGCTGATCTTGGGTCTGGTATGGACACTCATCCTGCACTACTCAATCTCTATGCCCATGtgggacgaggaggaggatgcaGAAGCAAAGCAAAAGACGCCCAAACAAAGGCTGCTTGGCTGGATCCAGAACAAACTACCTGAACTACCAATCACCAACTTTAGCCGGGACTGGCAGACTGGAAAGGCACTGGGAGCGCTAGTTGACAGCTGTGCCCCAG GTCTGTGTCCTGACTGGGATTCTTGGGACCAGGACAAACCTGTTGACAATGCCCGTGAAGCTATGCAGCAGGCTGATGACTGGCTGGGAATCCCTCag GTGATCACTCCAGAAGAGATTGTAGACCCCAATGTGGATGAACATTCTGTGATGACCTACCTTTCCCAGTTCCCCAAAGCTAAGCTCAAGCCTGGTGCTCCACTGAGACCTAAACTCAATCCCAAAAAGGCCCGTGCCTATGGACCTG GTATTGAGGCCACAGGGAATGTAGTCATGAAGAAGGCAGAATTTACAGTAGAGACCATCAGTGCTGGGATGGGAGAGGTACTGGTATATGTGGAGGATCCTGCTGGGCACAGGGAAGAG GCTAAGGTGACTCCAAACAATGACAAGAACCGCACCTATTCGGTATTCTACACTCCAAAAGTTGCTGGTCTGCATAAG GTGACTGTGCTGTTTGCTGGACAACACATCTCCAAGAGTCCTTTTGAGGTGGATGTGGGTATGGCACAAGGAGATGCCAGCAAGGTTACTGCCCAGGGGCCTGGCCTGGAGCCTACAGGAAACATTGCTAACAAAGCCACTTACTTTGACACCTACACAGCAG GAGCAGGAGTGGGTGAGGTTGAGGTAGTGATAATGGACCCCAGTGGAAAGAAGGATACTGTCCCATGTGTAATTGAGGACAAGGGAAACAGCAGTTACCGCTGTACCTACAAGCCTATCCAGGAGGGGCCACATACAGTTTACATCACATTTGCTGGAGGAGCAATTTCTAAGAGCCCCTACACTGTCACAGTGGGAGAAG CTTGTAATCCAAGTGTGTGTAGAGCAACTGGACGTGGTCTCCAGCCCAAGGGACTGCGTATTAAGGAGACTGCAGACTTTAAAGTCTACACAAAGGGTGCTGGCACAGGAGACCTGAAAGTCTCAATCAAGGGACCAA AAGGCCTTGAGGAGCCTTGCAAGCAGAAAGACTTGGGTGATGGAGTATACAGCTATGAGTATTACCCCACCACACCAGGACATTATGTCATCACAATCACATGGGGTGGACAACAGATATCACGCAG ccCATTTGAGGTAAAAGTAGGGACAGAGGCTGGACCCCAGAAAGTGCGGGCATGGGGCCCGGGGCTGGAGAGTGGTGTAGTAGGCAAATCTGCTGACTTTGTGGTAGAGGCCATTGGGGATGATGTTGGCACACtag GTTTCTCTGTGGAAGGACCTTCTCAGGCAAAGATTGAGTGTGATGACAAAGGTGATGGTTCATGTGATGTGCGATATTGGCCAATGGAAGCTGGAGAGTATGCAGTACATGTCCTTTGTAACAATGAGGATATCCAGCATAGCCCCTTCATGGCTGAGATCCTGCAAGCTCCTGGAAAAGACTTCTTCCCAGACAAG GTAAAAGCCTATGGCCCTGGTCTCCAGAGTAGTGGGCTGGCTGTGGGACAAACTGCAGAGTTCACTGTGGATGCTAAACTTGGGGGTAAAGCACCACTAAAGTTACAGGCCCAA GATGGTGAAGGCAACCAAGTGCCTGTGCAAGTGAAGGACAATGGCAATGGGACATACAGCTGCAACTATACACCTCGCAGACCTGTCAAACACACAGTCATGGCATCCTGGGGAGGAGTCAACATTCCAGAGAGCCCCTTTAGG ATGAGTGTTGGTGCAGGATGTCACCCTAACAAAGTGAAAGTGTCTGGTCCTGGAGTGGCAAAGACAGGTCTGAAGGCTTTTGAACCAACTTGTTTCACAGTGGATTGTGCAGAAGCTGGCCAAG gagACATCAGTATTGGGATTAAGTGTGCCCCTGGAGTGGTGGGACCTGCTGAGGCAGACATTGACTTTGACATCATACGGAATGATAATGACACCTTCACTGTCAAATATACACCCCCTGGTGCTGGAAGCTACACTATCATGGTTTTGTTTGCTGATCAG GCCATTCCAATGACTCCCATTAGGATCAAGGTAGATCCTTCCCATGATGCTAGCAAAGTCAAAGCAGAGGGGCCAGGGCTTACCAGGACTg GTGTTGAGCTGAACAAGCCCACACACTTCACAGTGAGCACAAAAGGAGCAGGCAAAGCCAAACTGGATGCCCAGTTCTCTGGGCCTACCAAAGGAGAAGCTGTCCGTGACTTTGAAATAGCTGATAATCATGATGGCACCTACACTGTCAAGTATACACCTGTGCAACAG GGTAACATGGCTGTTAATGTGACCTATGGAAGTGATTCCATACCCAAAAGCCCCTTTACAGTGGCAGTGGCTCAGTCTTTGGACCTCAATAAGGTCAAGGTGTCTGGAGTCAGTGACA aacTAATTGTGGGTAAAGACCAAGACATCACTGTAAAAACCAAAGGAGCTGGAGGGCAGGGcaaagttgctgctgtagtgaCTGGTCCCACTGGCAAGGCTGTGCCCAGTAAGGTGGAGCCAGGCTTGAGCCCTGAGAGCAGCCAAGTCCGATTCATCCCCAGGGAGAAAGGGCGCTATGAACTTGCCCTCACTTATGATGGCGCACCCATCCCTGGGAGTCCTTTCCCACTGGAAGCTGTTGCTGCAACTGATCCCTCAAAG GTTCTTTGTTCAGGACCTGGGCTTGAACGTGCCAAAGTTGGAGAGCCAGGGAAATTTGTGGTTGACTGTACCAATGCTGGCCCTGCTGAGCTTACAATTGAGATAATCTCTGACAATGGTACAGAGGCAGAAGTACACATCCAGGACAATGGTGATGGCACCTACACAATCACCTATATCCCCCTGTACCCTGGGGTCTACACACTCACTATCCGCTATGGTGGCCAGGATGTACCAAACTTCCCAGCAAGAATCAAGGTAGAACCCGCTGTGGATACCAGTGGAGTTAAAGTCTTTGGACCAGGAGTGGAAGGCAAAG GAGTGTTCCGTGAAGCCACCACCGATTTCAAAGTGGATGCTCGTGCTCTGACCAAATCTGGTGGGAATCACATCAAAACCTGCATCAACAACCCTTCAGGCAACCGTACAGATGCCCTTATTCGGGACCTTGGTGATGGTACCTACCAAGTGGAATATACACCCTATGAAGAAG GCTTGCACAGTGTGGAGGTGGCATATGATGGTGCCCCAGTGCCTAACAGCCCATTCAGAGTGCCAGTGGCAGAAGGCTGTGACCCAGCCAGGGTCAGAGTACATGGCCCAGGCCTTCAGTCTGGAACCACCAACAAGCCTAACAAGTTCACAGTGGAGACTCG TGGAGCAGGTACAGGAGGCCTGGGACTGGCAATGGAGGGCCCCTCTGAAGCAAAAATGTCCTGCACTGATAACAAAGATGGCAGCTGCTCTGTGGAGTATATCCCCTATGAACCAGGCACCTACAATCTCAACGTCACTTATGGAGGACAGCCTGTCACTG GAAGTCCCTTTTCAGTACCAGTACATGACACAGTGGATGCCACAAAGGTGAAGTGCTTGGGCCAAGGACTGGGAACCAATGTCAGGGCCAACATCCCCCAGGCCTTTACTGTTGATGCCAACAAAGCCGGTGTTGCCCCTCTGAAAGTCCGAGTCCAGGGACCCAAAG GAGTTGTTGAGCCAGTAGAAGTGGTGGACAATGGAGACCAGACTCACACAATCAGTTATGTCCCTACTAAAGAAGGCCCTTACTCAATCAGTATCCTGTATGCAGATGAGGAAATTCCACGCAG TCCTTTCAAGGTGAAAGTACTGCCTACCCATGATGCTAGTAAGGTGCGAGCCAGTGGACCAGGCCTCAACACAACAGGGGTGCCAGCCAGCTTGCCTGTGGAGTTCACCATTGATGCCAAGGATGCTGGTGAGGGACTGCTTGCAGTCCAGATAACG gATCCTGAGGGAAAACCAAAGAAGGCCAACATCCAtgacaaccaggatgggacataTCTGGTGTCTTACGTCCCAGATATGACAGGCCGTTACACAATCTTCATCAAATACGGTGGCGATGAGATCCCCTACTCTCCATACCGCATCAGGGCTCTGCCGACTGGAGATGCTAGCAAGTGCACAGTCACAG TCTCAATTGGAGGTCATGGGTTGG GTGCTGGAATTGGCCCAACCATCCAGATCGGTGAGCAGACGGTGATTACAGTAGATGCCAAGGCAGCTGGAAAAGGCAAGGTGACATGCACAGTGTGCACGCCGGATGGTGCTGAAGTGGATGTGGATGTCGTGGAGAATGAAGACGGTACTTTCGACATCTTCTACACTGCTCCTCAGCCTGGGAAGTATGTCATCTGTGTGCGCTTTGGAGGAGAGCACATTCCCAACAGCCCCTTCCAGGTTACT GCCCTGGATGGAGCCCCAACTGAACAGCTTCTGCAGCAGACCCAGGTTCCTCAGTATGCCTACGCGGCCAGTATGGGTCAACCCTGG GCAACCGACAGACCAATGGGCATAAACGGATTGGATGTGGCTGGACTACGACCTTTTGACCTGGTCATTCCATTTACTATCCAGAAAGGAGAGATCACAG GTGATGTACGTATGCCATCTGGAAAAGTGGCTAAACCAGACATCACTGACAACAAAGATGGCACAGTGACTGTGAAATATGCCCCCACTGAGGCTGGCCTTCATGAGATGGACATCAAGTATGATGGCATCCACATTCCAG GAAGCCCCCTACAGTTTTATGTTGACTATGTGAACAGTGGCCATGTAACTGCTTATGGACCTGGACTCATCCATGGTATGGTCAACAAGCCAGCCATCTTTACAGTTGACACTAAGGATGCAGGAGAAG GTGGCCTATCATTAGCCATTGAAGGACCCTCAAAGGCTGACATCAGTTGTACCGACAATCAAGATGGAACCTGCACAGTGTCATACCTTCCTGTGCTTCCGGGAGACTACAGTATCCTGGTGAAATACAATGACAAGCACATCCCAGGAAGCCCTTATGTGGCAAAGATCACTG GAGATGATTCAATGCGAATGTCTCATCTGAAAGTGGGGTCTGCAGCTGACATTCCACTGGACATTGGAGAGCTTGACCTGAGTCAGCTGACTGCTTCCCTCACCACCCCCTCAGGCCGGGAAGAACCCTGTCTGCTGAAGATGCTGCGCAATGGACATGTTG GGATCTCCTTTGTCCCCAAGGAGATAGGGGAACACCTTGTGAACATCAAGAAGAATGGACAACACATCCCAAACAGCCCCATTGCTGTTATGATTAGCCAGTCTGAGATTGGTGATGCTAGCCGGGTTCGGGTGTCTGGACCAGGTCTCTCAGAAGCCCAGACATTTGAGCCTGCAGAGTTTATTATTGATACCAGAGAAGCAG GTTATGGAGGTCTCAGCCTCTCCATTGAAGGTCCAAGCAAGGTTGACATTAACACAGAAGATCAGGAGGATGGTACCTGCAAGGTTACATACTTTCCTACTGAACCAGGAAACTATATTATCAACATCAAGTTTGCAGACCAGCATGTGCCAG GAAGTGCATTCACTGTCAAGGTGACTGGGGAGGGTAGGATGAAGGAGAGCATCACCAGGCGCAGGAAGGCTGCCTCTGTTGCCAATGTTGGCAGCCAGTGTGATCTCAACCTAAAGCTCCCAG AAAGTGGAATTGCAGACATGACAGCACAGGTAACAAGCCCTTCTGGCAAAGTGCACAAAGCGGAAATCATGGAGGGAGAGAACAACACCTACTGCATCCGCTTCGTGCCCACAGAGATGGGTGTGCATACAGTTAGTGTCAAATACAAGGGCCAACATGTACCAGGGAGCCCCTTCCAGTTCACTGTGGGACCACTTGGAGAGGGTGGTGCACACAAAGTCAGAGCTGGAGGACCTGGGCTGGAGAGGGCTGAAGCTGGAGTTCCAG CGGAGTTCAGCATCTGGACCCGTGAGGCAGGAGCTGGGGGCCTTTCTATTGCAGTGGAGGGACCCAGTAAGGCTGAAATTGCCTTTGAGGACCGTAAAGATGGATCCAGTGGGGTGTCTTACATTGTCCAAGAACCAG GCGATTATGAGGTGTCAATCAAATTCAATGACGAACACATTCCGGATAGCCCTTTCGTGGTCCCCGTGGCCTCCCCATCTGATGATGCTCGTCGCCTAACTGTTGCCAGTCTTCAG GAGTCTGGGCTGAAGGTGAACCAGCCAGCCTCCTTTGCAGTGAGCCTGAATGGTGCCAAGGGTGTCATTGATGCCAAGGTGCACAGCCCATCTGGAGCCCTGGAAGAATGCTGTGTTACAGAGATCGATGAAG ACAAGTATGCAGTGCGTTTCATTCCACGGGAGAACGGGCTGTACCTGATTGATGTGAAGTTCAATGGGTCCCACATCCCTGGAAGTCCCTTCAAGATCCGTGTGGGAGAGATGGGCCAGGCTGGAGACCCAGGCATGGTGTCTGCTTATGGGGCTGGACTTGAAGGAGGCATTACAG GATCTCCATGCGAGTTTATTGTGAACACAAGTACTGCAGGTACTGGGGCTCTTGCAGTGACAATTGATGGCCCCTCAAAGGTGAAGATGGACTGCCAAGAATGTACTGATGGCTACAAGGTCACATATATGCCCATGGCCCCTGGGAACTACTTGATCTCTGTAAAATATGGTGGCCCCTACCACATTGTGGGCAGCCCTTTCAAGGCTAAAATTACAG GTTCACGGTTGGTGAGCAGCCACAGCATGCATGAGAccacctctgtgctgctggatcCAGCATCTCGTGGCATTGCCACCAGCCAGCAGGCAGTGCCAGGGTGGGCTTCTTCAGATGCCAGCCGTGTGGCAGCAAAGGGAATAGGTCTGAACAAGGCCTTTGTGGGTCAGAAGAACACCTTCACTGTGGACTGCAGCAAAGCAG gACGGAATATGCTGCTGGTTGGAGTTGATGGGCCCAAGGTGCCTTGTGAGGAGATCCTGGTCAAGCACTTGGGCAACCGCATATACAGCGTCACATACCAACTTAAAGAGAAGGGTGAATACATCCTGGTGGTTAAGTGGGGTGATGAACACATTCCTGGAAGTCCATATCATCTCTCTGTGTAA